The DNA region GGAATCCCGGGAGGCGTTCTGCTGCATCTCCAGCGCGCTGGTGGCCACGCCGCCCGCGTTGGCGGCCTTGCCCGGAGCGAAGCGCATGCCCGACTCCGCGAACACGCGGATCGCCGCGGGCGTCGAGGGCATGTTGGCGCCCTCGGCGACGATGAGACAGCCGTTGCGTGCCAGCGTCAGCGCCCCGGACTCGTCCAGCTCGTTCTGCGTCGCGCACGGCAGCGCGATGTCGCACGGCACGTCCCAGATCGATCCGGTCGCGCTGAACACGGCGCGGTTCCGCCGGTCCGCGTACTCGCTGATGCGTCCGCGCTGCTCGGTCTTGATCTCCTTCAGCAGCTCCAGGTCGATGCCGTCCTCGTCGACGACGTATCCGGACGAGTCCGAGCACGCGATCACGACTCCGCCGAGCTGGCGCACCTTCTCGATCGCGTAGATGGCGACGTTGCCGGAGCCGGAGACGACGACCTTCTTGCCCTCGAAGGAACCGCCCTGGGCCCGGAGCATCTCGTCGACGAAGAACACCACACCGTAGCCGGTGGCCTCGGTGCGCACCTGCGAGCCGCCCCACGTCAGGCCCTTGCCGGTGAAGACGCCGGACTCGTAGCGGTTCGTGATCCGCTTGTACTGCCCGAACAGGTAGCCGATCTCCCGGCCGCCCACGCCGATGTCGCCCGCGGGCACGTCGGTGTACTCGCCGAGGTGCCGGTACAGCTCCATCATGAACGACTGGCAGAAGCGCATGACCTCGGCGTCCGAACGGCCCTTGGGATCGAAGTCGGATCCCCCTTTCGCGCCGCCGATCGGCAGCGCGGTGAGCGCGTTCTTGAAGATCTGCTCGAAGCCGAGGAACTTCACGATCCCGAGGTACACCGTCGGGTGGAACCGCAGCCCGCCCTTGAACGGGCCCAGAGCCGAATTGAACTCGACGCGGAAGCCGCGGTTCAGCTGCGCGCGGCCGCTGTCATCCACCCACGGCACGCGGAAGATGATCTGGCGCTCGGGCTCGCAGAGCCGGCGGATCACTTCGGAGTCGGCGTAGGCCGGATGCTTGGCCACCACGGGGCCGAGACTCTCCAGCACTTCGCGTACCGCCTGGTGGAATTCCGTCTCTCCCTGGTTCCTGCCGACGACTTCATCGAATACGGAAACAAGACGGTCATCGAGCACAGCCACAGCGGATCTCCATTCCGGTGGCGCTCGGTACTCGCGCACACCATCGTCGAACTTATCGCGCACCGGGCCCCGACGCCGCATCGGGGCCTCCCGCCGTGCGGTCGCCCGCGCGCGGCCGACGCCCGTGCGGCGCGGTTCCGCTCGGGTGAGCGCTCCAACCTGCACCGGACATCGGCGGCGGGCTACCGGGGGACGATGGCGTCGAACTCGACCTCGACGAGCTGATCGGGGTAGGCCAGCACCGTCACCCCGACCAGGGTGCTCGGGAACTCGCTGCCGTCGAAGATGCCGGTGAACGCCTGCCACGCGGCGTACAGCTCTGCTCGCTCGGCGGATGCGATGTAGATGCGGGCGCGGACGATCGCGTCGAGATCAGCGCCGGCGTGACGCAGGACGGTCCTGGCGTTCTGGACAGTGACCCGCATCTGCTCGGTCACATCGCCCGGAGCCACGACGGCCCCGCTCGCATCCAGGGGGGACATCCCCGCCAGCAGGATCATCCGACCGTCCGCGGGCAGAGTGATCCCGTGCGCGTACGTGGTGGGCGCCAGGGCATCCGCACGGAACGGTCCGGTGTGCTCAGGCATGCGAGGGCTCCTTCTGCAGAGAGGACGACCGGGGACCCGGTCGTGGGATGGCCGACCGGCAGCGGCGCCACCGATGCCACGCCGGCGGACCTGCGGGCGATCGCTAGACGTTGAAGCGGAACTCGACCACGTCGCCGTCCTGCATCACGTAGTCCTTGCCTTCCAGCCGGGCCTTGCCGCGAGCGCGGGCCTCGAGGACGGACCCGGATTCGATCAGATCGTCGAACGAGATGACCTCGGCCTTGATGAAGCCCTTCTCGAAGTCGGTGTGGATGACCCCGGCCGCCTGCGGCGCCTTCGATCCCTTCGGGATGGTCCACGCCCGCGCCTCCTTCGGGCCGGCGGTGAGGTAGGTCTGCAGCCCGAGGGTGTCGAACCCGATGCGAGCCAGCTGGTTCAGGCCGGACTCCTCCTGGCCCGTCGAGGCGAGCAGTTCGGCCGCGTCCTCGGGGTCGAGGTCGATCAGCTCGGACTCGATCTTCGCGTCCAGGAACACGGCGTGGGCGGGAGCCACCAGCGCCTCCAGCGCGGCTTTGGCCGCGGCATCCGTCAGCACTGCCTCATCCACGTTGAAGACGTAGATGTACGGTTTGGCGGTCAGCAGGCCCAGCTCTTTGATCGGCGTCAGGTCCAGCCCGGAGTGGGAGAGCAGGATGCCGCGTTCCAGCGCGTCCTTGGCCGCCGTGGCCGCCTCCAACGCGGAGGGGTCGGCCTTCTTTCCCTTGACCTCTTTCTCGATCCGCGGAATCGCCTTCTCGAGCGTCTGCAGGTCGGCCAGCATCAGCTCGGCGTTGATCGTCTCCAGGTCGTTCTTGGGGTTCACGCCGCCCTCGACGTGCACCACGTCGTCGTCGGTGAAGCCGCGCACGACCTGCGCGATGGCGTCGGCCTCGCGGATGTTCGCGAGGAACTGGTTGCCCAGCCCCTCCCCCTCGCTGGCGCCGCGGACGATGCCCGCGATGTCGACGAACGAGACCGTCGCCGGCAGGATCCGCTCGGAGTGGAACACTTCGGCCAGCTTGTCCAGACGCGGGTCCGGAAGGCTCACGACTCCGATGTTCGGCTCGATCGTCGCGAACGGATAGTTCGCCGCGAGCACGTCGTTCTTGGTCAGCGCGTTGAACAGGGTGGACTTGCCGACGTTGGGCAGGCCGACGATGCCGATAGTGAGAGCCACGGGAGTCCAGTCTACGTTGAGGCGGTCGGGGGCCGCCCCGGCCGCCCCCGACCGGGCCGGCCCCGGCCGGGGCTCGGATGTGCGCCCCGGATTCGGATCTACGCGCCGGCTCCGTCCGAATCCCGCGCCGATGTCCGAATCCGGTCGACGCGGCGGTCAGCGTAACGCCGTCTCAGGGCCGCAGCGCGCGGTACGCGCGCGTGACGTAGGGCAGCTGCACGACCGCATCGCCGACCGCACCGAGCTCGTCGAACAGCTCGTGCAGGCCGGCTTCGACGCGGGCGCGCTCGTCGGGCGCTGCGGTGATGAGGTAGCTCCGCGAGCGCGCCATCGCCAGCAGCGACTCCCGGGTCATCGCTCGCGACCACCGCCACTGAGCGTCCTCCACCTCACCGAACGGCTCCGCCACGGGTGGAACACCCTGCCCGAGCATCTGCTCCGCGCGGCTTCCGTGCATGATCGCGGTCATGCGGCGCACCCAGTCCACGGAGTCGTCGCGGATGTTCCAGATCAGTCCGAGCACGCCTCCCGAGCGCAGCACCCGCGCCGCTTCGGCTGCGCCGGCATCGGGGTCGACCCAGTGCCACGCCTGACCGAGCAGCACGGCGTCCAGACTCGCGTCCGGCACCGGCAGGTTCTCGGCGGTGCCGACGAAGGTCGGGACGCCGTGCACGTGCTCGCGGAGCACCGTGAGCATCTTCGGGTCCGGGTCGATGGCGACGACCTCTGCGCCCAGCTCGACGACCGAGCGCGTCAGCTTGCCTGTCCCGGCACCGACATCGGCGACGCGGATGCTGCGCTCGCCGCCCACGACGGGCTGAAGCATCCAATCCACTGCCTGGATCGGGTAGTCGGGGCGACCGGTTTCGTACGTCCCGGCTGCGGACCCGAAGCAGGTCGACATCTCTTCGTTGCTGGCCATGCCAGAACCCTAATCCGGTCCACCGGAAACTCGTGCGCACCGACCGGCGGTCTGCATCCGTGGGGTCCGCGGCGCGCCTCCGGCCTCCGGCGCCCGCCCGCCGCGACGCTGGATGCGTGCCCCTGGACTTCACC from Microbacterium sp. zg-B185 includes:
- the gdhA gene encoding NADP-specific glutamate dehydrogenase, with product MAVLDDRLVSVFDEVVGRNQGETEFHQAVREVLESLGPVVAKHPAYADSEVIRRLCEPERQIIFRVPWVDDSGRAQLNRGFRVEFNSALGPFKGGLRFHPTVYLGIVKFLGFEQIFKNALTALPIGGAKGGSDFDPKGRSDAEVMRFCQSFMMELYRHLGEYTDVPAGDIGVGGREIGYLFGQYKRITNRYESGVFTGKGLTWGGSQVRTEATGYGVVFFVDEMLRAQGGSFEGKKVVVSGSGNVAIYAIEKVRQLGGVVIACSDSSGYVVDEDGIDLELLKEIKTEQRGRISEYADRRNRAVFSATGSIWDVPCDIALPCATQNELDESGALTLARNGCLIVAEGANMPSTPAAIRVFAESGMRFAPGKAANAGGVATSALEMQQNASRDSWTFEYTERRLAEIMRSIHDRCLHTADEYGKPGNYVAGANITGFTRVADAMLALGIV
- a CDS encoding RidA family protein, giving the protein MPEHTGPFRADALAPTTYAHGITLPADGRMILLAGMSPLDASGAVVAPGDVTEQMRVTVQNARTVLRHAGADLDAIVRARIYIASAERAELYAAWQAFTGIFDGSEFPSTLVGVTVLAYPDQLVEVEFDAIVPR
- the ychF gene encoding redox-regulated ATPase YchF, which translates into the protein MALTIGIVGLPNVGKSTLFNALTKNDVLAANYPFATIEPNIGVVSLPDPRLDKLAEVFHSERILPATVSFVDIAGIVRGASEGEGLGNQFLANIREADAIAQVVRGFTDDDVVHVEGGVNPKNDLETINAELMLADLQTLEKAIPRIEKEVKGKKADPSALEAATAAKDALERGILLSHSGLDLTPIKELGLLTAKPYIYVFNVDEAVLTDAAAKAALEALVAPAHAVFLDAKIESELIDLDPEDAAELLASTGQEESGLNQLARIGFDTLGLQTYLTAGPKEARAWTIPKGSKAPQAAGVIHTDFEKGFIKAEVISFDDLIESGSVLEARARGKARLEGKDYVMQDGDVVEFRFNV
- a CDS encoding class I SAM-dependent methyltransferase, which codes for MASNEEMSTCFGSAAGTYETGRPDYPIQAVDWMLQPVVGGERSIRVADVGAGTGKLTRSVVELGAEVVAIDPDPKMLTVLREHVHGVPTFVGTAENLPVPDASLDAVLLGQAWHWVDPDAGAAEAARVLRSGGVLGLIWNIRDDSVDWVRRMTAIMHGSRAEQMLGQGVPPVAEPFGEVEDAQWRWSRAMTRESLLAMARSRSYLITAAPDERARVEAGLHELFDELGAVGDAVVQLPYVTRAYRALRP